The sequence TGAAGGTAAACCCACGCTTGGTTTATGTAAACATCTCGGGTAACGCTGCTGCCCTGCCCTGGATTAACAAGGTGCCCGCTGTGGTACAGGCCTGGTTTATCGGCTCCGAGGCTGGCGAGGCCATCGCCTCGGTACTGGCTGGCGACGTAAACCCATCGGGCAAGCTGCCATTCACCTGGTACGCATCGCTCGGTCAGTGCGGCGCCCATGCCACAGGCAGCTACCCCGGCAACTGGCGCGAGGATTATAAGATTATCGACGAGGAGTACAAAGAGGGTATCTACGTGGGCTACCGCTATACCGATGCCAATAAGCTCAAGCCACTCTTCGCATTCGGTCACGGTTTAAGCTACACCACCTTTAAGTTAGGCAAGGTAACCACTAACACCCAACACCTAACACCCAGCACAAAGCTCACCTTCACCGTGCCCGTAACCAATACCGGCAAGGTGGCTGGTAGCGAAACAGTTCAGCTGTACATCGCCGCCAAGCAGAGCAAGGTTGATCGCCCTGTAAAGGAGCTCAAGGCCTTCCAGAAGGTATATCTGCAGCCAGGCGAAACCCGCAACGTAACACTTACCATCGGTGCCGATGCCGTAAGCTATTACGATGAGACTGCCAACAGCTGGTGTGCCGAGCCAGGCACTTACGAGGCCCTGATTGGTACAGCCTCGGATAAGCTCCCAACCAAGTACACATTCAAACTGAAGTAGATTCATGCGTTATTTTAAATATTTAGGTACACATATAGTTGATATTAGTTAGTAATTAGTAGTTCCAAAATGATTGTTTTACCAGGATTAACACAAAAGGAGCCGGCAGCAATGCTGGCTCCTTTGCTAATTAACTAACACAAAATTATCACATAAAAGAGGGATTCAATACTCTCACAGTATCAAATCCCCCACGCAAACTTCAATAAATCGCTTTTTGCGATTTTCAAACAACCAAAAAAAGAATTGTTTGATTTATCGATTATCGGATGAACAGCAGTTCTCTGTACTTAGGCAGTGGCCACAGTGCATCGTCGACAATCAGTTCGAGCTTATCGATCTGATAGCGAATCTCATCGAGCTTTGGCTCTACCTTATCATGATAAGCGATAGCCTTCTCATGCTCGTCCTCGATCTTGTTGGCCAGCTTGCGAGCGTTAACCAACTCCTCAACACCCTTCTCGATGGCAGATGTGCGCTCGGCAATCTCCTCGATAATCTTCAGGTTACGGGCGTTCAGCTTCTCGGCTTTGTCAACGGGGAATACAGCCACCATATTTTCTACATTCTTCAGCAGCTGGCTCTGATAGCTGGTAGCCACTGGAATGATGTGGTTCATGCTCAGGTCGCCCAGTACGCGAGCCTCAATCTGAATCTTCTTGGTGTAGGTCTCCCACTTCACCTCGTTACGTGCCTCAAGCTCCTTCTTGGTCATTACACCCAGGCTCTCAAACATCTTAACGCTGGCGTCGTCGAGGTAACGCTCAAAGATTTTTGGACAGCTCTTCTCAACGTCCAGACCGCGTTTCTCGGCCTCGATAACCCACTCGTCTGAGTAGCCGTTACCATCAAAGCGGATAGGCTTACAGGTCTTGATATCCTCGCGGAGCACGTCGATGATAGCGTGGAACTTAGCGCTGTGCTCAGTACCAGCCAACTTCTTCTCGAACTCAGGAATGCGGGCATCAACACGCTTCTTGAAGTCAACCAGAGCCTCGGCTACGGCACTGTTCAGGGCAATCATAGCGCTGGCACAGTTAGCCTCGCTACCTACGGCACGGAACTCAAAGCGGTTACCGGTAAAGGCGAATGGTGATGTACGGTTACGGTCGGTGTTATCGATGAGCAGCTCAGGAATCTCGGGGATATCCATCTTCAGTCCCTGCTTGCCAGCCATAGCGAGGAAGTCCTTATCGGCAGTCTCGATGTGGTCGAGCAGCTCAGAAACCTGCTTACCGAGGAACGAAGATACGATGGCTGGGGGAGCCTCGTTAGCACCCAGACGGTGAGCGTTGGTAGCACTCATGATGCTGGCCTTCAGCAGTCCGTTGTGCTTGTAAACACCCATCAGGGTCTCAACAATAAAGGTAGCAAAGCGCAGGTTGGCCTCGGGAGTCTTACCAGGAGCGTGCAGCAGTACACCATTGTCGGTGCTCAAGCTCCAGTTGTTGTGCTTACCCGAACCGTTAATGCCAGCGAATGGCTTTTCGTGCAGCAGCACGCGGAAACCGTGCTTACGGGCTACGCGCTTCATAACCGACATCAGCAGCATATTGTGGTCAACAGCCAGGTTAGTTTCTTCAAAGATTGGTGCCAGCTCAAACTGGTTAGGTGCCACCTCGTTATGACGGGTCTTGCAAGGAACACCGAGTTCCAAAGCCTGAATCTCAAGGTCGCGCATGAAAGCAGCCACACGCTCGGGGATTGAACCAAAGTAGTGGTCGTCCATCTGCTGGTTCTTGGCACTATCGTGTCCCATCAGGGTACGACCGGTAAGCAGCAGGTCGGGGCGTGCAGCATACAGTCCCTCATCTACCAGGAAGTACTCCTGTTCCCATCCGAGGTTTGAGGTTACTTTCTTTACTGCGGGATCAAAGTAATGGCAAACATCAGTAGCAGCCACGTTGACTGCATGAAGAGCGCGCAGCAGAGGAGCCTTATAGTCAAGGGCCTCACCGCTATAACTGATAAATACTGTGGGGATACAAAGTGTATCGTCTATAATAAATACTGGAGATGTGGGATCCCATGCAGAATAACCACGTGCCTCGAATGTAGAACGGATGCCACCAGAGGGGAATGAAGAAGCATCAGGCTCCTGCTGAACGAGCAGCTTTCCGCTGAACTCTTCAACCATACCGCCCTTGCCATCATGCTCGATAAACGAGTCGTGCTTCTCGGCAGTACCTTCGGTCAGGGGTTGGAACCAGTGAGTATAGTGAGTTACGCCATTCTCGGTAGCCCACTGCTTGATACCAGCAGCTACAGCGTCGGCAACAGTACGATCCAAACGTGCGCCATTATCAATTACGTCGACCATTTTCTCGTACACGTCCTTTGGCAGGTACTTGTACATTTTCTCACGATTAAAGACCTTCTTGCCAAAATACTCGCAAGGTCTCTCACTTGGTGCTTTTACGTCGAGTGGCTTCTTCTTAAAAGCCTCGCCGACAACCTGAAATCTTAATGCTTCCATAATTACTGTTTATGTTGTTATACAATTTGCTTACACTTTGCTATGATTTCGATGCAAAGGTACTACAAATTGAAAGTAAATTACCTATTTTATCGACACTTTTTATCTTGTTTTTATCTCGAAATTACAAATTGTAAGTTCTGTATATGTATTTTCTTACAGATTGTAATCAAAATACGGGATTTAGCTAATACCTTTATAAAGCTATTTCGCCATCACACACAAACTCGGCCGGACCAGTCATGTACACGTGGTTGTCCTGTTCGCTCCACTCGATGGTAAGCGTGCCGCCATCCATCACAATCTGCGATGTGCGACTGGCCTTACCTGTAAGTGCGGCGGCCACAGCGGTGGCGCAGGCGCCTGTACCGCAAGCCTGGGTGATACCACTGCCACGCTCCCACACACGGGTACGGATGCCGCCGTCAGCCTCTACACGGGCAAACTCGATGTTACATCTTTGTGGGAATGCAGGGTGATATTCGAGTGCGGGGCCTGCTTCGCCAACCTGATCCACATCATCGGTAAATATCACGTAGTGGGGATTGCCCATCGATACGAATGTGCCATGACCAGGGTTACGCGATGGCAGGAACTGCGACTCGTTTTCAAGTACAGGCTCGCCCATATCTACGGTAACACTCTCTACAAAACCATCGGTTACGTGCAGACTGAGCACTTTTACACCCGAAAGGGTGAGCAGGCGAATCTCGGTCAGGTCGGTCATACCGCGCTCGTAAAGGTACTTACCTATACAGCGACTGGCATTACCGCACATCATGGCCTCGCTACCGTCGGCATTAAAAATGCGCATGGTAAAATCAGCCTCAGGAACGGTAGATTTGCCAATGAGTACCAGTCCGTCGGAACCGATGCCCTTGTGGCGGTGGCTCCACTTAATGGAGGCCGCCTCAGGGTCGGGTATATTGTACTGCGTGGTGTCAACGTAGATGTAGTCGTTACCACAGCCGTGCATCTTGGTGAAATGGATCTTGCTCATGCTAATTTTTACATTTTTGCATTTTTACATTTTTGCACTTAAAAAGCTGTTCACCTTCTGGGCTGTCTGGCGGCCGCTGGCCATAGCGCGCACTACAAGAGAGGCGCCATTGGCCGCATCGCCACAAACAAACACATTATTACCATAAGCGGGATGCTCTGGCTTCAAGAATCCCATGGCCAACAATACCAGTTCAGCTTTTATAATCTCGGGCTTACCCTTCTCAACCATGATGGGGCGACCGCCTTCGGGATTTGGTTTCCAATCTATCTCCTGTACCTTTACGCCGGTAAGCTTACCGTCCTTACCTAGGAACTCCAGGGTATTGATGTTCCAACGGCGGGTGCAGCCCTCCTCATGACTTGATGTAGTCTTCAGGGTGCGAGGCCATTCGGGCCAAGGGTTCTGTGGGTCTTCGGGCCCCTCAACGGGCTTAGGCATAATCTCAATCTGGGTAACGCTCTTACAACCCTGACGATGGGCTGTACCAATGCAGTCGCTACCTGTATCACCACCACCTATTACCAGCACGT is a genomic window of Xylanibacter ruminicola 23 containing:
- a CDS encoding glutamine synthetase III, with product MEALRFQVVGEAFKKKPLDVKAPSERPCEYFGKKVFNREKMYKYLPKDVYEKMVDVIDNGARLDRTVADAVAAGIKQWATENGVTHYTHWFQPLTEGTAEKHDSFIEHDGKGGMVEEFSGKLLVQQEPDASSFPSGGIRSTFEARGYSAWDPTSPVFIIDDTLCIPTVFISYSGEALDYKAPLLRALHAVNVAATDVCHYFDPAVKKVTSNLGWEQEYFLVDEGLYAARPDLLLTGRTLMGHDSAKNQQMDDHYFGSIPERVAAFMRDLEIQALELGVPCKTRHNEVAPNQFELAPIFEETNLAVDHNMLLMSVMKRVARKHGFRVLLHEKPFAGINGSGKHNNWSLSTDNGVLLHAPGKTPEANLRFATFIVETLMGVYKHNGLLKASIMSATNAHRLGANEAPPAIVSSFLGKQVSELLDHIETADKDFLAMAGKQGLKMDIPEIPELLIDNTDRNRTSPFAFTGNRFEFRAVGSEANCASAMIALNSAVAEALVDFKKRVDARIPEFEKKLAGTEHSAKFHAIIDVLREDIKTCKPIRFDGNGYSDEWVIEAEKRGLDVEKSCPKIFERYLDDASVKMFESLGVMTKKELEARNEVKWETYTKKIQIEARVLGDLSMNHIIPVATSYQSQLLKNVENMVAVFPVDKAEKLNARNLKIIEEIAERTSAIEKGVEELVNARKLANKIEDEHEKAIAYHDKVEPKLDEIRYQIDKLELIVDDALWPLPKYRELLFIR
- the dapF gene encoding diaminopimelate epimerase, producing the protein MSKIHFTKMHGCGNDYIYVDTTQYNIPDPEAASIKWSHRHKGIGSDGLVLIGKSTVPEADFTMRIFNADGSEAMMCGNASRCIGKYLYERGMTDLTEIRLLTLSGVKVLSLHVTDGFVESVTVDMGEPVLENESQFLPSRNPGHGTFVSMGNPHYVIFTDDVDQVGEAGPALEYHPAFPQRCNIEFARVEADGGIRTRVWERGSGITQACGTGACATAVAAALTGKASRTSQIVMDGGTLTIEWSEQDNHVYMTGPAEFVCDGEIAL